From Denitrovibrio acetiphilus DSM 12809, the proteins below share one genomic window:
- a CDS encoding dihydrolipoyl dehydrogenase family protein, protein MSKHYDVICIGTGGAGNTAAFKLAAAGKKVLICDYKQFGGTCAISGCDPKKVMITAAEFADFHRRMASKGVVECDIRLSWKAMMAHKREFTGNHSEKLKYKYDKKGIDYISGFATFTGEKSLKISGEEFTFDMAFIGTGSKPLVLPFNGFENVCDNECFLNLDELPKRLLFIGGGYISVEFANIANAFGAETTIVQVDDRLVPSFEADIVDVMVESLRQKGINILTNGRVSSIEKLDGSYRVIVDTPDGPVVRDVDLVIHGAGRVANVDGLDAGKAGVELSRGGVVVNSFMQTTNPAIYAGGDCTDTEGYLLSPIAFMEGYIAAHNMVNGNSKEPDYLNTGTVMFNVPGISAVGYTEKQAADAGLDFEVKFERTDHWFTSFRTIEHFSAYKVLIEKGTGRILGAHIIGQHAEDIINLFVIAIKQDLKISDLKKILYAYPTASSDILHMVD, encoded by the coding sequence ATGTCAAAGCATTATGATGTTATTTGTATCGGAACAGGCGGAGCGGGAAACACCGCAGCTTTTAAACTTGCAGCAGCAGGCAAAAAAGTTCTGATCTGCGATTATAAACAGTTTGGCGGTACATGCGCCATTTCAGGATGCGACCCTAAAAAAGTTATGATCACTGCTGCAGAGTTTGCGGATTTCCACAGGCGTATGGCTTCAAAAGGGGTGGTCGAGTGCGACATCAGACTTTCGTGGAAAGCTATGATGGCACATAAGCGTGAGTTTACAGGCAATCACTCCGAAAAACTTAAATATAAATATGATAAAAAAGGGATAGACTATATCTCCGGTTTTGCAACTTTTACAGGTGAGAAATCTCTGAAGATATCCGGCGAAGAGTTCACCTTTGATATGGCTTTTATAGGGACAGGCTCAAAGCCTCTGGTACTGCCATTTAACGGCTTTGAGAATGTTTGCGACAATGAATGTTTTCTTAATCTGGACGAACTGCCTAAGCGTTTGCTTTTCATCGGCGGCGGATATATTTCTGTTGAGTTTGCAAATATCGCAAATGCATTTGGTGCGGAAACGACCATTGTGCAGGTCGATGACAGGCTTGTGCCCAGCTTTGAGGCGGATATTGTCGATGTTATGGTGGAATCTCTGCGCCAGAAGGGGATAAACATCCTTACAAACGGTCGTGTGAGCAGTATTGAAAAGCTGGACGGCAGCTATAGAGTCATTGTTGACACACCTGACGGGCCTGTTGTCCGTGATGTCGATCTGGTTATACATGGTGCCGGGCGTGTTGCGAACGTTGACGGACTTGACGCCGGTAAAGCCGGAGTTGAGCTCTCAAGGGGCGGTGTCGTTGTGAACAGCTTTATGCAGACCACCAATCCTGCGATATATGCGGGAGGGGACTGCACAGACACCGAAGGGTATCTCCTTTCACCGATTGCATTTATGGAAGGTTATATTGCGGCTCATAATATGGTTAACGGTAATTCCAAAGAACCTGATTATCTGAATACAGGGACTGTAATGTTTAATGTTCCGGGGATTTCTGCTGTGGGGTACACAGAAAAGCAGGCGGCAGATGCCGGGCTGGATTTTGAAGTCAAGTTCGAACGAACAGACCACTGGTTCACCTCTTTCCGCACCATAGAACACTTTTCAGCTTATAAAGTTCTGATAGAAAAGGGGACAGGGAGGATACTGGGAGCGCATATAATTGGTCAGCACGCAGAGGACATTATCAATTTGTTCGTTATCGCTATTAAGCAGGATCTGAAAATATCTGATCTTAAGAAGATCTTGTATGCTTATCCTACAGCGTCGTCAGATATACTGCACATGGTGGACTGA
- a CDS encoding tRNA dihydrouridine synthase: MKQHMTECSKSTNRILRILNKNKLIAAPLAGVTTPPFRKLLRKYFDGLIYTEMVSVEGVRRKADRTLSYLSITESDQPIGVQLFGSKPEAYTEAIEVVQDYIKAEFVDINMGCPVKKVLKSGSGCAMMKDPVNSGKIVAAAKKALGDVPLTVKIRLGWDKKNLNYNEMIKIAYEEGAEAVTVHGRTKTEMFSGVVNYDLIADAKANAKLPIIGNGDVVDVATYEKMLATGVDGVMIGRGMMKQPWLFESILNGRDPSGYMTYDKLYELIKELVRNEKIYKGEMFFLETVKKYIVWFLKGMPGAAALRNKLYMCPTETEMFVMLDEYFGRLGQSTMCSISDDAVG; the protein is encoded by the coding sequence ATGAAACAGCACATGACAGAATGCAGCAAATCAACAAATAGAATTCTCCGGATACTAAACAAAAATAAACTGATCGCAGCTCCACTGGCGGGTGTTACAACACCTCCGTTCCGTAAATTACTGCGTAAATATTTTGACGGACTCATATACACAGAAATGGTGAGCGTTGAGGGTGTCCGACGTAAAGCTGACAGAACTCTCAGCTATCTGAGCATAACAGAGTCCGACCAACCTATAGGAGTGCAGCTTTTCGGAAGCAAACCGGAAGCATACACCGAAGCAATAGAAGTTGTTCAGGATTATATAAAAGCAGAGTTTGTTGATATAAACATGGGGTGCCCTGTAAAAAAGGTTCTTAAATCAGGCAGTGGGTGCGCCATGATGAAAGACCCGGTTAATTCCGGAAAGATAGTTGCCGCAGCCAAAAAAGCTCTGGGAGATGTCCCACTGACAGTCAAAATACGCCTTGGGTGGGACAAGAAGAACCTGAACTACAACGAAATGATCAAAATAGCCTATGAAGAAGGCGCAGAGGCAGTCACTGTTCACGGCAGAACAAAAACAGAAATGTTCTCAGGCGTAGTCAACTATGACCTTATCGCTGATGCTAAAGCAAACGCAAAACTGCCGATAATAGGGAACGGCGACGTTGTGGATGTTGCAACATATGAGAAAATGCTTGCTACAGGCGTTGACGGAGTAATGATCGGGCGCGGGATGATGAAACAGCCGTGGCTTTTTGAAAGTATATTGAACGGTAGAGACCCTTCCGGTTATATGACATACGACAAGCTGTATGAGCTCATTAAAGAACTGGTGAGAAACGAGAAGATATATAAGGGCGAAATGTTCTTTCTCGAAACAGTCAAAAAATATATTGTCTGGTTTCTGAAAGGTATGCCCGGAGCAGCAGCGCTCCGCAATAAGCTTTATATGTGCCCCACAGAAACCGAAATGTTCGTCATGCTCGATGAGTATTTCGGCAGACTGGGTCAGTCCACCATGTGCAGTATATCTGACGACGCTGTAGGATAA